The region gcAGATGAGCAGACAGACTACGAGGACCTGATCAGCATGATCCCAAATTCAATGACCTTTCAGGAAACTTCAAGGAATTTACGGGTCATATTTGCTGCTACGAAAACCATGGAGCAAGTTCAGCTGagtgtaataaaataaaataaaatcagaccACATGTGTCCAAATCTGATTCTGAAAAGTTCCCTTCAACGGATTTTACAGTCACACCAACGGAAATTATTAGGAAAGAGCTACTGGAAAAACCGCTCTTGGCCCTGAACAGGAACACTGCACCAAACTGTTATAAAACCAGTCGCTCCTCAGCTGCCTTCATAAGAAACAAGTTATATGACAATCTGcattatactgtacataataTATTGTCCACAGCCAGATTCTCTGCCCAGTCAGATCTACATTATAAAgattattctgattctgaaatgaAGTTAAACACTACAGTAAAAAACATCTGTATCTACGACCCGGGCCTCTGACTCTGAAACAGTCCGCCTGTTATTGATTAACGGCCGCTATCAACATtattaaatcagattttaaaattcgACGtcaacagaggaaacaggaaatttaTGAGGCTAACTCTGACAAACCGAGTCAATCCTGTAAATAACGTTAACAAACTCAGTTGGTTTCGTTGTAAACTGTCCCAGCTGAATACACTTCAAAATAATTCGACTTTCATTAATTTGTGTCGCAGAAGCAACGCGAACCCCGAGTGAGCGGAATTAACTGGCAGAGCTAACCAGCTAGCGGTTTACCAGGAAAACGCCCAACAGCAGCTAACCGTACGGACACAGCGGGTTTTTCGGCTGCCACGGGTTCAGAAACCCGCCGAAAAGCTCCGCTTGCttgatttttatgtttcataGCGAAAGTGACAAATATGTTTGGATTAATCATTGAAATAAAGGCAGGAAACAGAGGCGTCACTCTGCTAGCTGTTAGCCTAGCCGTTAGCCTCGCGGTGCCGTTCACTTACACGTAAATGATGGACATGAAGTGCATGAGCCACAGCACGAAGAACAGGATGAAGCCGAACACGGCGAGTCCCTGCATGGCGAGGTCCAGCAGGGCCATGGCTGTCAGCGGGGGCTGCCGGGCGGGGGGCCGGCTGAGGGGTCACTGGGGCTCGCGGTAGAGTCGACCAGCTAACCGGCCTCGGAGTGGGATCGATCGGAGAAGCGGAATGAGAAGGTCCGACTCTGCGCTGAGCTCGTCTTGGTTTAGGCCAACGATCCCGCTGACGGCGGAGCACGTCAGGTGCCAATCCGGGCCACGGGCTCAGGTAACCGTGACAAAGAGACCGGGCTCGGCCTGGTGATGCTGGTGTCCGGGTCACGGTGAGAGATTCAGGGGTTTGACAGTCAGCAGACCCACCGACGGTCAGCTGACCAACCGGGAGGGGGCACAGGACGGTAGCAACGGAGAGAGTACTACTTCCTGccaacttcaaaataaaggcttttatttttttaaattatgtttttctgttagaataataaaaaaacacaatacagaTGGACAGTCCAAGGGACAAAGACCATTCAACTTCAGGACAGTTTTATTCTTCCAGttccactgttttgtttttcctgtttgtctcatGTTACTGTATATTgaatagtttattttattttattctctgcttttatttaatgATGATGCACATTTTTGTAAAGTTAGTGTCTTTCCATTTGTATGAGTGTAGTGTttaactgttattattattaataaacatTAACACTTCATTGTAACTTAATATGAAATAGAATATCACCTAACATGAGTACAGATGTTTTGCATttgttacaaaataaaagcgttgttcaggaaatccattcagTGCCCTGGTTACCTGGCAGGCTCCGCCCACACAGGTGAGTCAGACAAATACTATTATTCATCTCAGTTTCTCCTACACTGAGGTAAAGCAGATTTCATAACAGAGCGTCAGACTTTTTCCACAGACACAAAGTGAGGAAGTGAAAGACGAGACTGGATGAACGAGTGAACACCATCTCCATGGTGACAGGCTGACACTACCTTTGTTTCCTGGAGCTGTTTCAGACTGAAGCTGCAGCCCAGTTTATGACCGACCagattaatattattatcaataatcaataacCTCAGGCTGCACTTTATTTCCAGCAGCTCACGCCAACATGTTTGATTAAcagttatttcctgttttctctctgaactCCACTGTGTCCGGACCAGGAACACTCAGAGTTCTCCTTCCAGCTCACCTCCTGTGTGTCGTAAACTTCCTGTTGATCAGAGTCACGTGGTCAATAATCAAACATGATAAACATCGACCATCAGGGCGGCgtcagtgtttctgtgggcAGGTACCTTCTTCCAGATGGGGACGTTGGCCTTCAGCCGGTCGATGCAGTGTTGGATCGCCTGCTGACTGTCATGGCGATGAGGCGACGAgattgccatggcaacactggccTCGCCCACCTTCACCCACCTCAGGGAAGAATTTCACAGGTGAGTTTATCCCCCCACTCCCCGCAAACCGATGTTACTTTACATCTGAAGGAATGTGCATCACATTGTTAAACCACCACAGTTAGCAGTTAGCGTTAGCAGCAGTTAGCGCCTCACCCCAGCCTGTGGTGGACACAGATGTGCGTCACGGTTGGCCAGCGCTCTCTGATGTCAGCACACAGTTTGGTGAACTCTGATTGGACCATTAGCTCATACGCCTCGTACTCCAGACCAATCACCTTCCTGCCATTCAACTCGTCCTCGCGGGTCGTACCTGTGCGCGCGCACACGCGTAATGATGTCATAATTACTACGCAGTTTCTGCTGTTTCAGTCAGAGTGAGGTCATTTCCTGCTGAAAGCTGGTCGAGCTTCACCTGAGGCACCTTCCACCTGGACACTGGGATCAAACCGGTGACACTGTGCTACGACTTTTCCACCAACTCTTCTGATGTTTGACTCTAAGCTGTGATTCACTGAACACTGTGACTCTTCTCTCCGAATCTTTCCTCAAAACTCACTGAAAGTTTCGGGTTTAAGAGAAAAGTCTGAAATCTACAAATAAACAATTCAAATTAAATATTAACCTAGAAAAACTGAAACGGCTCCACAGGAAGTGCTGCTGACGGCGTCGACCACTTCCTGTACAGAGAGCCGGTCACGGCTGAGCTGAAGGACGTCTCTCGGCTCCTCTGACACCGACatgtctgaaaaataaaagcatgacaAAAACATGTGAAGCACAAAGATCAGAGGAAACTGTGAAATCAGTTCATCAAACAGACGAGTTCTGTCAGGACGCGGCTCAGATCCGAGAAACATCATCTGAAtgggtttggtttgtttgtctctgagtTTTAGATTCGCTCAATAAAGAACTGATCAGAAAAAGATGGATTGGAGAAATCAGATCAGCCTCCACAACTTCATTTTCTCACAGACTCAGAACAGAAAGCTGTTAGAGATGTGGACGGTTGGACATGTCGCCAtggaaaagacacaaagactCAAACTGACTTTAAACCTTCAAACGTAAAATTCAGATAACAACTGAGTTCATATGATGAGATTTACTCTACGTGTCAGGATCCTCTCAGACTcaggatctgattggctgctgcagcctGTCACTCAGCTGTAAACATGTTCCTGTTTCATGTTGTAAATCTGAAGCCTGATGAAGCTCCATGACCAAAGCACctggctgtgacacacacacacacctgtactgATCTGTGATTGGTTAAAAATGACTGCTCACCGTCTCTTGTGTTTTACCCTCCGCTGAGTGGTGGCACCACAGCAACCTCGTCCCCGTCTCCCAGGGTCACCACCTGGTCACCGATAGCAACGTACTGCTGACGCACTGCCAGCACCACCTGATCCTGCAGGATGGACagtctatacacacacacacacacagtcgtcAGCGTGTCGATAACGTCACGTTGTTTtgaataaatgagaaaaaactggaaattttcatgtttcattacattttgtCCAAATATCAGTTATTGATCAGTCACATTAGTTACTAACAATCAGTATCAGCCCTGAAAAAAACTCACACAGCTTCAAAGTCAGAGCAGCTCGTATGCAACATGCAACATGTAACAGGTAACAGGTAACGTGTCCCAGCTATGAGACATTATTGTCCCTTCTCAATAAGACACAACCTGTGACGATGTGTCTCTCAAAGCTCGTCCCAGGTTTTAAAACAGGTCCAAATGATCATCAGCTGGATATGAGCCTGATTTCATCTgtctgacacagagacacatgttCCAGTGCAGAGGACACGCTCTGAACACGCAGATGCATGTTCCCCTGTCACGGTTTCCAAGGACAGATCATGTGTTCACGCCCAAACATGAGCCTGTTCTGATCTGAGGATCCTGAGAGCTTCTCCTTCTAAGCCTCAGTCGGACAAACACGTGTCGCTCTGACAGCGTTTGGACGGttggactgattttctgtctctgagacaCGTGATGAGTTCAGGCTCTGGGTGTCTGGACGTCTGAGCGTCTGTGTTCAGGTGCTCATGTGTTCCGTACCTGGGGTGtcgctgcagcagcagcctccaaaGGTCCCAGCTGCTGATTGGTGTCGGCACGGCAACAATCTCCTCCTGCCTCACTCCGGTCAGCTCCACGCTCTTCGCGAAGTACAACACCAACacctgaagaagaaaacacagtcaaaataaATGACCACAACTTCctgttgtgcttttatttttatatactTGATATTTGATACCTGGTATGGaaacaaagaacagcagcaaTAATCTGAATCTCAGTAACAACACGGAGGGACTTTGAAAACCGTCAGCCATCTTTGATTTGTCCAGCaggtcattttaaaaacatcgttttcagtgtttttgtttgtttgttttgaagattcagaaacaaacaaatcaaagtttGGATCAGAcagagtccaacatgtctgagaCACGGAGAGGACATCATAAACGTAGGCTTGTCCCCAAATACTGAACAAAGAGACGCTTCCCAGCGTGAAGGAGCCAGTTCAGTCCAGGTAGAGCTCAGGACTGATACCGAGCAGGTGCAGCTCTGGGACCTGAGTCCTGTTCCTGTGTGTCACCTCAGAAACTGACCAGCAAACAATAAGGACAACATCATATAATTATTCCAATACAGGCTGTTATTGATCACTTATTGATCATCACGTTAACAGATGTTAGTGAGGCTGTCTGAGAGCTGCTGGATCTCCAGGTGGGTTTTGTTGGTCTGGTCTGAGTCCACAGTCCaggactcttttttttctgtctgaacatgATCTTCCTCCTCGTGCTTCTCACGAGGGATTTGCAGCGTTTAATGCGTTTCTGCCCTCAGGCAGATCTGCTGACTCCCAGCAGATCTCCATCTGGAAAAAGTCAAATTGAAATATTTCTCACCTAAATTATAATTTTCTcttgaaaacaataaatactAATTTAATCTGTCAAAACTTTACTGTCACTTTACTCCTCAATACACAGGCCTTTAAacctttaaacatttatttgatttagcTGGACGGCGTGTCCCGTTCATCCAGGCGCCGTCAAATTGACAGGAAATGTGAATGGAGTCTGGCGTGTTGCTCCTCCAAACACCGTAACATCCTGAGAACAAGTTGACAGAAACGACAGGTTTGTCTCAGAGCTGTTCGCTTACCCAAGCTTCTGGAAACTCACCTGCGCAGTCATGAATACGTTTGCAGACCCCGGACAGGTGACTGTGGACTGACCAGCTAGACGTCACTTCCTGCTGCGCTGCTATTGGCtccgtcttcttcttctgcgAGGTTTCCCGGCAGCTGACAGCCTGACTCTGTGACACCGCCCCCCTCCGGATTTCATGTCGCGGTGAAATGAAACATTCCTTTTCACacaaggtaaaaacaaacaaatcataaaaactaataaacaaacaaacaaacaaacatcaaaccAGTCACAGTGAAACCAGGAACAGTTCATCAGGCCTGTGTCTGTGGATCAGGTCCCTCTGACTCCAGATCAGTCAGATCTCTAACAGTTccaccttaaatccacagacgCTCATTCAGTGGATTCAGCTGAACTGAGGTCAGTGATGCAGAGGCTGTGTCCCCTGAACAGTCCAAtaacactgatgttacagcactGATGatagtctcacacacatacagacacacacacacacacacagttttttattgaagttttataaataaaagcacaaaattaaaatacaacGGTGATAAAAACCTgaattgtgtatttttattgaATATATGAAGCGATACAAAAAACCATGAACTGTGTGAGTACATACATTTACACTGAGCagttaaacaacagaaaatccaACAATGAACAAGCAACATGtcagatgctgtttgtttgttgtgctgaCACaggttttaaaggaaaaacatctAAACAACATGATTTGAaacatttggcatttttacaGAAAAACCTTCAACAATGAAGTGATTATTAAAGCTGAGAAACATGAGTTAAtgaaagtgagtgagtgaattaGTGGCAGCTCCAGTGGGATCGACCTGTcagggctcacaggtttgaTCAGGTGACGTCTGAGTGTGAAcgagctgcagtttgtttccttCTCACTGTGTAAAAACAGTCAGACTCTGCTTCATCTGACCAAACTGCTCAGTGACCTTCTGAATCTGATCAGCTGACTGGGTGATGGATGCTCTTAACTTTGCATCCTCCTCAGGGGTCGCAGTGAGTCTGAAGACAGCCACAATGAGCACTAACAGACCACGTATCGTGTGAAACCCTGCTGTAACTACCTTCAAAGCTGCTTCactctgtctgtgcagctcagACACTCGTCTCAGGAGTTTGTCCAGCTCCTCTGTGTCCGTCAGAGTCTTTTCAGCCTGAGCTTCAGCTGATTTTTCCTCCAACTTTTCACACGTCGTCTTTATTTCCTCCAGATTCTCCTTCATTGGTTCAACAATCCTCATGAATTCTTTTCCCAGCTCTTCTACTTTCTCTGCACTTCCATTCTCTGCCATTATTTTTGATACATTTGCATAAGCAACAGCAACTacacctccagctgctgctccagctgctgctaaGCTCAACCCTCCAGTGAATACAGCTCCAATGATCCTGACAATAACAGCTCCTGTTGTTCTcgttctgtctgtgctctgctgcaTCTGTCTTACATCAGCAACGATCTTCTCAAACTCTCCGATAATCTCTGTCATCCTGGGCTGACTGATGTCAAACAGTTTGATGAATGAAGCTGCTCGTTGAATCAGTGTGTTCATTAAGTCAGACAGATTAGGAGGCAGTTCTCTGCTCCGTCTTCTTTTAGGCTCCAGAtccattttcagtttctctcaAACTGCTTTGAGTTTTCACTGTAACTCAAAGTTCAGTTTTACAGATCTCTGATCAGTGACAGtgtggagggaaagaaaacagcatgttCAGATAATCAGCAGCTCTACAATCAGATCTATAATCAGATCTATAATCAGATCTATAATCAGCAGATCTATAATCAACCCTTCAGactccctctgcttcctgttgTCAGGGAGCAGGTCACTGTACAAACACTGAGCTGATTCACACAGTTTCTGTCAGTTCAGCTCAAACTTTCATGTCACCAtctttagttataaataaagattattGAAAACTTACCGCACGGAACTCGCGctgttctctctcctctacAAACACCGTGTTCGTTCTCACCTGTTCTGAGGCTGAACAGGTAAAGCAgcactgagcatgctcagtcCGCTCCCTCAGCTTTCACTTGTGTTTCTCTGAAATCACGTGACGACAGGAAGCCGCGTCCGAGGGTCTCTCGGCCAGTAAGAGGCTGACcaaacagaggtcagaggtcagactggaaAAGGTTAAAATCACTGTCGTGTTCTTAGAGTCACATGATCACAGGAAAAACTTTTCAGACTCAGAcaccagcacagagacagagacacagagacccTGCTCACACCTGGAATTCACCTGCGTCACCACATCATTTCACTTCcgtttacacaaacaaaaaacgttgttgtttttaaccggaagaagaagaagacgcacAGACGGGGTTTCCCCCTCGGCCCGTGATGTTCGACTCGTAAAATATCAAACGTCCATCAAACGTGGACACGATTAGTTTGAGTTGTGAACCTAAACTGTAAACCCCCCGCCCATTCCGCTGACGTCATCATCAGAGTGGTCCCGGACACACTCAGTGTCAAATGCGTCCGTACACACCTGTGCTGGGATCAGCTGAGAGCACGGAGTCCAGGACAGACCTGTTTCAGTGCTCACCTGGACCTGAGTCTCAGTGAGGCCACCTGATTCAGAGACCTGAGACCTGAACGACGTGCTGGACCCTCACAATGTGATGTTTCAGCCGAAACCACACAGCCTCATGTGGAACAGTGTCTCACAGATCTGATCTGGATCAGGGCTGGACACCTGGACCTTCACTGGTCTCCTGTCACAGTTTAGGTTTTATGTGCCTGCTCAGAGACGATGGAAGCCGTTCACACTGTCCAACCAGACCGGACCGGACCGAACCGGACTGACCTGGAGTCTGATGCTGTTTGATCATCGTGTGGTAAAAAGTGTCACAACCAgtgaaaattaaacaataatttatttttcaataaaaacCAGAATCAGTTAgaaaagtaaaacactgaaagtgaaaatatttgtatAGAATTTGGttttaaatactaaaacatttctgaattaaAAACTttcacagcaaagaagaaatttaaaaacatacaaatttTAGAAACTTTcctgaataaatgagaaaaTCCCACTGAACCAAAAGCTCCAGTGTAACGACGTCATCAACAATCAAA is a window of Toxotes jaculatrix isolate fToxJac2 chromosome 16, fToxJac2.pri, whole genome shotgun sequence DNA encoding:
- the LOC121195182 gene encoding molybdopterin synthase catalytic subunit, with product MSVSEEPRDVLQLSRDRLSVQEVVDAVSSTSCGAVSVFLGTTREDELNGRKVIGLEYEAYELMVQSEFTKLCADIRERWPTVTHICVHHRLGWVKVGEASVAMAISSPHRHDSQQAIQHCIDRLKANVPIWKKEVYDTQEVSWKENSECSWSGHSGVQRENRK
- the LOC121195184 gene encoding molybdopterin synthase sulfur carrier subunit, whose product is MTAQVLVLYFAKSVELTGVRQEEIVAVPTPISSWDLWRLLLQRHPRLSILQDQVVLAVRQQYVAIGDQVVTLGDGDEVAVVPPLSGG